One Pseudostreptobacillus hongkongensis DNA segment encodes these proteins:
- a CDS encoding HPr family phosphocarrier protein: protein MKRVEVKVFNEQGIHARPSTKICNITTKFKGDVHFKFQDVLYDAKNIMAIMLIGLEKGNVFEIIADGENENDEIKILDDLKNLIEIEQFK, encoded by the coding sequence ATGAAAAGAGTCGAAGTTAAAGTTTTTAATGAACAAGGTATTCATGCAAGACCATCTACAAAAATTTGTAACATTACCACTAAATTTAAGGGTGATGTACATTTTAAATTTCAAGATGTTCTTTATGATGCTAAAAATATTATGGCTATAATGTTAATAGGACTTGAAAAAGGAAATGTTTTTGAAATCATTGCTGATGGAGAAAATGAAAATGATGAAATAAAAATATTAGATGATTTAAAAAATTTAATAGAAATAGAACAGTTTAAATAA